The genomic window gtgtgtgtgtatgcaaggGTGCAGCGCTTGATGTATTTTTGAATGTTGCTGTGTCTTAACTGCGGTTTCTTTTGGAAGTTATTGGCAGTTCTACaagaatgttttctttttttccctgtatgtaagagaggcactggccAGGGGAAACAAGATGTACATAAAAGAAAGGCCCGCTGAAGTGCCATTCGCTAAAAAGTTTTGCTAAGATTAGAGGAGTCTTGACTCTTGAGATCTCCCTCGTCTTgaaatcttctctctctctcttgtgagtGCGAAAGGCTACGTGGTGGCCTTCACTGTATTCTTCACTGTATTCTTCACTGGGCTCTGCTGGAAGTTATTAGGatttttcaaagatgttttcatgaaGGCCCTACAAGTCTGCTGCTTTATTATCCCTTtgatattcatgtgtgtgtgtgtgtgtgtgtgtgtgtgtgtgtgtgtgtgtgtgtgtgtgtgtgtgttcaaaaagAAAGTATCATATTAAttgcaatagtaataatagttgtagtagtagtaatgtacaGCACAAAAACACTGGTTGTTGAGATGcaggttagaggaggaggaggaggaaaaggaggaaaatgaagctGGGAGGCTGGTGcttgagggaggagaaagaaatacaaacaaatcCAAGGTTAAGAGGAGGGCAAGCTCGCGGCCTGGTGCCTAAATTGTGGTGTGTGAAGTGGCATGTGCTTGGGAGAGTGCCTCACTGTTCCCCTCTGCAATGTGAACGTTACTAAATCAGAAACTCTCCAGTCATCAACACTGAAGAACTCACTGCCTGCATCTGTTTGCACGGTGCCTGCAAGTCCCTCTATATGGTGTGAAAGCTGAAATACCTGTACTTTCTAGAGTGTTTTACTTTATTAGAACTAACTTGAAACCAGTAGCATCATTCATCAGAAAGATCTCTTAAGACTCGCGCCCCGACTGCCGCCTTCATCAGGAGGGTCTTCATGGCTAGTTTCTTCGTCAGGAGAGTCTTCTTGGCTGGTttcttcgtcaggaggatcttgtTGGCTGGTTTCTTCGTCAGGAGAGTCTTGTTGGCTGGTTTCTTCGTCAGGAGAGTTTTGTTGGCTGGTTTCTTCGTCAGGAGAGTCTTGTTGGCTAGTTTCTTCGTCAGGAGAGTCTTCTTGGCTGGTttcttcgtcaggaggatcttgtTGGCTGGTttcttcgtcaggaggatcttgtTGGCTGGTTTCTTCGTCAGGAGGGTCTTGTTTCCTTCCCAGGAGCATCTCAGTGTAGTTCCAAACCAATACCAATGTATATTATAATCATAAAACATCATATATCTCCCTACTTACAGCCCataataaactaaaataaaaaaaaatgtgtatattttaATTTACCTTATAACAAAATTCGTAAAAGAGAGACACAAATAGATAATGAAGGTTGTCACAGATGGGGAGTGGGAGTGGTTGTAGCGAGTCAGAGGTAAATGAAAATATACgcacttcttttgttttcagtttattaTGTCCAGTAAGCAGGGAAATATTTGATATTTTGATTACAATACACACTGCTagctcttccttcccctccccactgcGGGTCCTCTTACGTTCCCACAAAAGTGTAAGGAACCACTTTGGGACACGTCTGGGAAGGAAacaagatcctcctgacgaagaaACCAGCCAGGAAGACACAACATTAACTCTACCACCGCTCCATCACAGGGTAAAGAATCTCAACACATCAAGGGTGTTTACAACTCTGCTGGCGTTCTCGTAGCGCCACGGCCCCATCTCCGGCAGTTTGTTGTGAGAGGTGCACGTGTGGCAACAGTGGTAGGCCACGGTCTGCAGGCGGCATCTGTTGAACCGCACGGCTGCCTGACACACGTCATACCCAGGACTGCCGGGAAAGGTGGAGTCCTTGCAGGGGTAGACGGGTCCTGTGGGTAGGGTGAGtggtgagatgagagagagagagagagagagagagagagagagagagagagagagagagagagagagagagagagagagagagagagagaatgttagatAAGGTTAGTTTATcttagtgtctgtgtgtgacaGACAGCTACCCCTTCAGACTGAAAcgcttggacacacacacacacatacacacacacacacacctgatggcGTAGTGGTGGAGGGTGGATGGAGACGTGTAAAGTTTAAAATCTGTGTCACCATCTCCTCTAAGCGTTCAGTCCTCTCCACGAAATCCGTTTCCATCTTGTACACGCTTCCATTCAGCGTCACTAGAACAGTGTCCTGTAGAATCTCAGAATATGTTAACAGGACTCCCATGGACTGCCAGGCCAGTGGTACTAGTAGGTAGTACacgttttgagagagagagagagagagagagagagagagagagagagagagagaggagagagagagagagagagagagtatatatatatatatatatatatatatatatatatatatatatatatatatatatatatatatatatatatatatatgtgtgtgtgtgtgtgtgctttgagaaaaaaaataattaatgaaatcaaataacacacacacacacacacacacacacacacacacagacaaatagatcTCCCTCACCTTGTTTGCAAAATGCTCCAGCGCCTTCACCACTTCATTCATACCCCCATTAAATATATCTTTAACATCCTGCTTCTTCACAGTACTTTCCAACAATGTCTGGACTTCCACCTTGCTTGCCTCTATTGAACTGTCGACAGAGTTCTGCATCTCAGTTAAATTGGGTTTCGTTGCTGATGCGTTCAGCTTTCTCTGCATTTGGTTTAGTGTCTCCTCCATAATCTCAATTTTCTGCAACATTGTCAGcatcggatttgagccggagaCTTCCTGGGTGCCTTCAGGTACCGCTGGTCTGGGTGTGCCTGCGCACAGCTGTTCAATTTGGAACGTGACGTTCATTAACTTGTCATCCAAGGCGTTCATGTCTGAGTCGAACTTCTGTTTCACCTGGCTGAAGAGTCCGTTGGCGCATATCTGGTAGTCTGGCGTGTCTGGGAGCGCCAATGTCGACACTGCCGCCACTGCCGCGAGCCATAGCAACCACATGGCTGGTCGACACAGAGGTGGCTGAGTGGCTGATGTGGACTGTGTCACTGATTGCTTGCGTttgctgggtggctggctgggagACTGGTGAAATGGCTATCAAACTGACAGACTGTTGCTTGGCGTGTCTGGTCCTCTGTAGACTGACGCAGGGCACTTCGCTTGTCTCTGTCTGAATGGCCGGAGGACTGACACACAGATGACTTCgcctctatctgtctgtctgtctgaatggcTTGACCGACCTCTCCAGCCCGATGACAGCACAAGACACACTTCCAACAGGTTCCTCTGCCCGTCCTAAAAGACTGAGGCTGTGAGGTGTGACGCGGAATACTACGATCAAGGACCTTATGAGAGGACATAAAGTCCTTGCAATGGTCAGTAGAGACGCACTTGAGCCCACTTGTTTTAATGTATACGCTTTCTATCCTCACAGCtggaattcacacacacacacacacacacattttcctgaAGTGATTCTGTTACACGGATGAGTTTGTTTGATTTGTCTTTAGTTTGTTGAAGGAGTGGttcctgttattatcattattattattattattattattattattattattattattattataagtagtagtagtagtagcagtagtagtagtaatagttagtagtagtagtagtagtagcagtagtagtagtagtcagcaACTAACAGGAATAAGTGATAATTGCTGGCGGTGAAATGAATCCAGCACACAGTTGTTTATCACGCAGCACTCATCTCAATACTGTATCTCTGGCACAAAAGTAGAACTGTATAATAGACACTCATTTTTCTACTGCAGCACAGAAAGTAAgacactttctactttctctcacccttattctgtccaccataGTAAATGCCCTGACTGTGACTGCGATGTCATGAAGTTACAGCTTTTCAGTTTTTAAAACCCAGTTTCATCCCAAAAGTGTCAGTGAATGCCAGAAATTATTTCAAATTTTGAAGATCGAAGTGAAATATGTTTCCCCTTGTGGAAAAACTCCTGGAATGAATTCTGATCTCACCCGCAAGTTGATGTGGAGCGGAGTGGTGCTTCAGCACACTAAACCCGCCTGAGGTCATCCGTGACTCAGAAGACTCAATCACATCATGGTGTGTCACATTCACCAAGGCTGACTGGCAGGAGTGAAGCCGGTGTTCCTTGCTGTTCTATTCACTGTTCACTATTCACTGACGAGTCTAGACAGACTGGACAGAGAGTTTGGTAGATCAATGCTGCTGTGATGTAGTATTTGCAGAATAATTTACGTGATAGCACCAAGTTACATTttcacgttttatttatttatttatttttttaacaatatGCTGTAGCTACGCAGCTGTTCAGTGAACTTCCACATTATATTTGGTAAATACTGTGTACATAATGCTGGAAGATTTGCAGCGGACTATTTTTCGCACAGCTCTTGTAAATGTTGAGATACTTTGCATATTACACTTGACAAACACTGAGTGATGCTGATAGACTAACGTGACACCAAGAAACTAATTCTCCACGTTACTTTTTGTAAATAATGTAACTGTACAAAATGTTCATTGAATTTCATATTACATCTGGTAGATATTATaagctgtttttatttatttttattttttctttgcgtTTTACTTATGACTAAAATCAGGCAAAATTTGAACAATGCATGGACAGGCTAACTTAAATTACCAAACGAATTTGAGAACTTAATTAATGATGACCTAAATATATCACGAACTATTGTGGTGGAAACTAAAAGCCACTCGCTCCTGTCCTTCATCGTGCCAGTCCTCACCCAAGTTACAGGTGCTGGGAACGTCTGTAACTCTCGTGTGAGGCTCGCGGGCTGGAGCAAAACTGCTCCCTCTCTGCTGCCCACTGCCCAACCGTCTCGAGTCACCTCTTATCTGTACAGCTCCTTCTTCAGCCAACAACCACCTGATGTCACAACTAGCTGGTTGCAGTCGTTAACCCACTCATTcacaagagggaggtttcaagacacttattcatcaatttttgaccactgctttgacccttttatgggactggcatttcagtgggcattttattttattagatttttgttgcccttggccagtgtccttcgcacataaaaaaaaaaactacccatCCCGTATGGCCTCAAACACGTCTCCAAAATTGGTCAGATTAAAAAAGGACCATTACAAGGACTCTATATCATCTTATAAGATCCTTGATCGTAGTATTCTACGTCATACCTCACAGCCTCAGTTTTTTTAGGACGGGCAGAGGAGAACCTGTTGGAAGCTTGTCAGATCGCTCGCCACAGCCCACTGCATGCAACGCTTATATTGTTACCGCCCCCCCAACCTTTGGAAGCTTGTTATCCCGATGAGTGGGTCTCTTTTTAAGAACCTTTGTTGCCTTGGTCAAGACCTATCTGacataataaaaatgaataaataaataaataaacaaatagatatacacaaaaatataaaatgaaataaataaataaataaaacacacacacacacacacacacacgtgtcgtCAGGGGAGGGCCTGCATGCAGGAAAGTACCCACATACTTTGTGCACGTGCGAGCAGTCTCACCTTGTGATTGGCTGCCACCTCATCagctagcctaacctaactaccctGTACCAAATTACTGGAGAGGGTCTCTTATTTATTATAACACTTAATTTTggctacgttaggttagttagttTAGCTGATGACAAGGTGGCAGCCAATCATGAGGCGAAACTCCCCCACACCAATCACGAGTGGAGATTGGTTGCACATGCACAGGGTGTGCAGGGACTTTCCTGCATGCAGGCCCTCCCCTTGTCAGTGGGGAAGAAATACAGACCAGTGAATGTAaactttattatcttttatcattGCCTATCCTGAAGCAACAGATCAGACTTTGCCACAAATCAACAAGTTATGGAAGGCACACAACCTAGGACGACATACATTATCATCAAGCAGCCCGCCACCTTGCCTCTGTCTGTAGCACCACAAACTGTTACTTATACATAGAGTCCCTTCACTTCAGGCCAGTGCAGCAATAtacggggactgccacgtgtagacccgacagcttcttgcagcttcccttatgctcTTATATAAAGGTGTGAATAGTGCAACAGCATCACAGCACCCATAATGCTTCTGTCCTCCCAAACCTTTTGACTGCCAGGTAACACTACTGCACTAATTTCTCAGTATAAAGTTATGATTAGTCGGTGTAGCCATCTCTAGTTTTGGCCGTGATgtctgcctcgcctcacctctcaAATGGTAACTGCTGTGGGTTCTCTTTGCTTAAAATGATGCAGTGCAGTTTTAGAGAATAATTTCAAGATGGTGTGGATGTGTAAAGGAGTGACAGAGTGGTCAGACCTTCATCCCAGTGTCATTTTGTTTGCGTTTTGTGAAATCACATTGCATCGCCCGAATGTTGCACGTGATTGGCAGTCAAAAGGTTGAGGGAAGTGGAGCTCAGCATTATGTAGATTACTTAAGTGAATTCAAGTAAACTCTGGCACACACTTCTTCCTCAGTGCTGTAATAGTGGTCACTGCCAATTCCACTCTTAAGTCCACACTGCTAAATGGATCAGTTGAGCAGCCTGGCAAGCTTATCCACTTATCCACACAGCTGGACACTTCCATGATCACCTCCACACGGCCTAgcaaaagtttttgataaatGTTATCATGTAGCAACTTCACTACTAACCTCTGCTAGGAGTGAATAGAGTGAGTGAGGTGACAGTGAACTGCAAGCTGGGAGagtctctcaaacacacacacacacacacaccagtcaccaGTGTCGGCTCTGTCCAGGTGTTTGCTTAAGTCTGTTTTTTGTAAGCATTGGGCAGCCCTGGCACCACCGCTGGCATGGCAGGGAACAGCGGTGAGTGACTTGCCCATCACAGAAAGTCTTTATAAACTAACATCAGGAAATAACTTGTAAATATATAGAATACAGGAATTTAATGTTGGCATAGCCAGGAAGTTCATTCTCTTTTAAGCAGATAAGATTGAAAGCAACTACTATCTCAGTAATGCTAAACTTTCAAGATACATGGGAGCCCTACCCAGTGATGATGGATATAatctatcagagagagagagagagagagagagagagagagagagagagagagagagagagagagagagagagagagagagagagagagagaggagagagagagagagagagagagagagagagagagagagagagagagagagagagagagagagagagagagagagagagagagagagaagagagagagagagagagagagagagagagagagagagagagagagagagagagagagagagagagagagagagagagagagagaaaacccagCAAGAACTTAACAATGAAAGGTCACCAATAGCTTTCAATCTTGTCTGCTTAAAAAGGGAATACAGGAAATGTATAACCTTTTCAAATCTGGCAACATGTGTGTAGTATAACCTTGTGTAAGTGTAGGAAGGGATAAACTTAGCAAACAATATAGGAATCTAAACTTTAAACCGTCCCTTAGTCCAGCCTTCAAACACTTctgaaatagacagacagaacaaaAGATGCATCCATCCACAATTAACCTGAAATATTTAACTGATCTTCAGCAGTCTCCTTACTTTATATCCTTACGTCAAGTGGCTCCcatcaccaacttatcccttatCTAATTCATCCAGCCACTTTATGTTACACTGTGCCAACTCGATCCTTTGAATTCTATATGGTACACTTCTCCTTAATTATAAATCACTGTGAGACATCTtaacttgttctacagccacattccaatctttaaactggataGAAATTGCAAAGTATTCTCTTCATGCCCctactttcacataaatgcttataaagatttacTGCATTAGTTCTggtgtttttaaatgttttgtattgcagtgaaagggtctAGGTACTAACACACTGCCTGCCAGATTACCAAGATAGATTAGTGCTTGGTGGTCAGTGGGGGGCAGCACTATTAGGAAAACTCTTGCCTGGTATaggaaatgcatggaaaaaaaagcaaatataaaaaactaatgaaaactggtgaactattttgacaccatagaaaaagaaagaaaaagaaagaaaaaaattgacacacacacacacacacacacacacacacacacacacacacacacacacacacacacacacacacacacacacacacagttttgcagTTTCATCACTCAAGTTTATACCAGGTTAGTGTTTCCTCAATATTGCATGACTGTGCCTTCAGGGTATTTTCACATAGTTTGTAATGACATTTGCTGGTCTGAGATAACTGTGGAGGatgcagacagactgacagatagatacattgaAGGgcagattgacagatagataaatactttccttacactttttttcatatatttttaccaTGTCAagttgataagaaaaaaaggactcCTGGACAAAATATCTCACTAAAACTTAATTACAACATGAATCCAAACAGCCGCATTTGAGAAACCACAATAAACAGATAGATCAATACTTTCCTCaaacttttttcctattttttaccGCATCAAGCTGACAGAAAAAGGACTAATAAAATATTCCATTAAAAGTCATTTACAACATGAATCTGAACAGGTGTATTTGAGAAACCATGACAAACTGGAGCAGAACGAGAGCAAAGGAAGAGTGCAAGACTAAAAATTCTCATTAGCATCACTTAGGGATCGAAATCTCTCCTCGGACTGTCTGACTGAAGGCAACACCATTCAGACCAATTAATGTATGCACAGccaatacatgtgtgtgtgtgcgtgtgtgtgcgtgtgtgtgtgtcgtaaccGAAGGAAcaccaagagaaaaaaacacagaagaaggaagaacatgtgacaacaagaatggaggaagggagaaatgaaagagagaaaactgcaAACATGAAAACAGTTACCTACCTcaagagaagggaaaacatCAAACAAATCTCCCCATCAGCATTCCCTTCCACAAATAGGCCACATGTTTATCATCTGCCACTCTGATTACCCTCTATCTATCTCCCTTATATTAGACTAGTGtaccttatcacaaacagccttgtaagggACAGCAGatctcttgtttcttcctttaagttgagtcacaggaaggtgaagagagagagagagagagagagagagagagagagagagagagagagagagagagagagagagagagagagagagagagagagagagagagagagagagagagagagagagagagagagagaaaactagtGCGGACCTAAGACAAGAAAACCAATAAATCGTtacataaataagataaaaatgagatTATATTTTCAGTCATTTGTTAAAATATTTTGGGGGATAAACTAGTATGAGAGGGTAGAGAATTAAAATATAGTGTATAATAAAATATGTGTAACTATCTAGTATGTCAAAtctatattataattattttgatATGAGGTCAGCTATATATTtgatttctgtttttgtttcatGCAAAGTTATTTACACTGAGAAGGAGTATGTCAACAACTTCCAAAGAGATTACTTACAAATGATTTCAAAACACGTTACTTAGGATTACCTATCACCAGGCACCACTTGACGATGCCAtgcttgtaacacacacacacacacacacacacacctgcaacactTAACCTACAGTACCTTCCAACACACATATGTAACTCTCTTGTATGCATTATGCTTGTAACACACACCTGCAACATTCACATACCCAGAATGCTTTTCAACATACATCTGTAACACTCCTGAACACATCATGCTTGTAACACACACCTGCAACATTCACATACCCACAATACTTTTCAACACACCTGCATTCAATACTCTTGAACACACattacttaaaagaaaaattcggtcacacacacatacatacatacatacatacataaaaaaaaaaaaaaaaaagattaccttTCATATACTACCATTATGTATATTAGGCGATAAAACTTCTGTTGCAAGCGAAAAAATATGTCTGTGGGACGTgacaaaatacaagaaatataCTGTGTACATATATAATATAAGTATATATCAAAAAGTTGAGGCCTTGTTCGTTTCAGTGTGCTGGTGCCTGCAGCAGAGAGGAGCGCAATGCTTCCCCTACCAGGTCTTGACACCAACTAAATCTTTTCCTGAAGCACTGCTAGGTTAAGTCAAGATGTCAGAGTGTGCTGTACTCAAGAGTGTCATTATCTGCATTAAAGATTAGTGGAGAGGAGCACAATGTTTCCCCTGCCACATCTTGACACCAACTGAGCCTTTTCCTGAAGCACTGCTAGGTCAAGTCAAGATGAGCATGTTATTCCAGCCATGTAAAGATGTAAAGGTGTGCTGTACTCATCAAGAATTAGTGGAGAGGAGCACAGTGCTTCCCCTGCCATGTCTTGGCACCAACTGAGCCTTTTCCTGAAGCACTGCTATTCACAATGGGGGAAGGTGTGCTGTACTCAATCAAGAGCTTTAGCGTAGGGCAGGTAGCATCACCATTCCACACCCTTGGCATATGGAGCAGGGTGGCCAGTTCCTCTCTCTGCTGCCTTTAAGAGTTCTGAGCCTCTGATCAGCACCAAGAGGAGTGGCCAGTCCTACAGAGATTCCTGTTGTGACCATTATCTGAATACAGGACTTCTTGTATTGTAATCACACTACCACAGTCCCCACCACTAATCCACAGACTGCAGCCTTCCCATGTCCTCCACCACAATTCTATAAGTAATGTGTTGCCTGTCACTgccacaccactccaccacaccactctgcCACACTATCCACACACCAGTCCATAGTAAGCATTCAAACGTCCCACAATCAATGCCAGCAGAACAGATTCCACCTTCTTCATTCTTTGTAATGTAGTGCTGGTATTTTCTTTAGTGGCATATATAGTTTATAgtttgtgtagtgtagtgtgaaATCAACAGCCTGCTTGGAACCTAAAAGCATATTCCTGTTTGACACCTTAAGTAAAATATTTTTCCAAGTGATAGCAGGACAATATTCAGTGAGAAATCCTGCTCTTTATATAAGCTTACCTATTATGACTTCTCTTTAAGCTTCTGCCATAAAAACAGCTTGAGTAAATGTTTGGGGAAGAAATGAGGCAGAAGTCTTGTCCCCAACTGATGCTGCTAAGTGTAAAACCTTATcctaaacaaagaaaagaagtgtatcgaaaggaaaaaaatgtgtgtgtgtgtgtgtgtgtgtgtgtgtgtgtgtgtgtgtgtgtgtgtgtgtgtgtgtgtgtgtgtgtgtgtgtgtgtgtgtgtgtgtgtgtgtgtgtgtgtgtgtgtgtgtgtgtggagggggaggcAATATTAATTTCCCAGGCTTCACAGTAAAACTTCATAGGCAAAACTGAGTAGAAAATAAAATCCTAGAGGCAGAAATTTAAAgggaaacagatagatagacagaaagataggcAGACAGCCAAACagagggataaagagagagagggaagtagagGCAAGATTAACAGAAAAGTCAACAAAACAGTTCCTTGGCTGGTAGTACATTATGTTGACTTCCTTGCACTCACCAATGCCAGGACTGGACAAACACTTCAAACACTTGGCTGGAGTTACACATCACCTCTCCACTCTACCACATGAGGTCCGTCAGTCACCCCAGCACCTCAACACTACACCCACTATATAGAGTAACCCTTTAGGAGGTACTCATCTTACTGCCGAGGCGGGAAGGGGGCATGCGGGGCTAGCAGATGGGGGTGACGGGTGTGTCGTGGGAGTACCCCTTCCACTGGGCCTCCTGCAGCTTCACTCTCATCTGTATGACAGCCTCGCGCTCCTCCTGAATGCGATGTGTCAGGCTGTGGTTCTCCTCCTGTAGGGTGAAGGAACAAGATGATGGAAATGTTTGTAGAGGTTAAAGAAAAgaggtgttcttttttttttaagtgggaaaaataggggaaaaaagCTTGTACTCATTtccttctaatttttttttttgggggggggggcagggccATGAGGAGGCTTgtcaaaactgaaaaaaatgggaggaaaaagctCTTAATCCTGgttcttcttctactttctctttcctttctttttttttttaacaagtgaAAGAAGCACAATGAAAACtgaaacaaaagtaaaacaaaaacaaaaaaatacttagATAATTCTCttaatcctctttcttctactttctttcttcttttaacaagtgaaaaataaatgaaataaataataaataaataaataaataaataaaaaaaaaatgatactaatgaataaaacaaaacaaaacaaaatgaacagacaaatatatcaatcaatctTCTTTGGCCTCACCTGCAGCTCCCTGTTGGCTTTGGTAACCATACTGAGCCAGTTGAGCATGTcctcctctgtgtcactctcCCCATCACTCTCACTGCCTTCACTCTCACTGCTGTCATAGGAGTAGGTCCTGTGGGAAGATAagtaaacatctctctctctttctctctgggtAGGTGGGATGAACTCTCTCACTCTTACACTCTCTCTGCCCTCTCTAACCTACCTTGatcttaaaaataaatctcTGGATAGCTgaaactctctcctctctctctctctctctctctctctctctctctctctctctctctctctctcagttctcataaataagtgaaaagggaagtaaaaagacaagacacttatcctcaaaTTTTAGATAACTCTTTTGACAAGCTACACTCCTTGGGAACTGGCATCTTCACTGGGTCTTTTTTAAATAGTCTTTTGTTGCCCTAGACCAAAGCCCCTtcttacatacataaataaataaataaatctatctGTACATGTATATCAGGCTGGCAATCTCACACAGGacagcccagacaaggcaccacacacacacacacacacacacacacacacacacacacacacacacacacacacacacacacccacacacacatcattcacactcttatccCCGTCAGCCCCTGGTGGAGAGGGACAGTCCCATGGACCAccctactacaccccaggagcttaggcacaccacagctggccacacactcCCACAGCAAGGCCTCACAGAACACACTGGTTCACCCTTACCCCTTCAAAATGACAGCATTCCCTACCCTGCACCTCCTCCAATGTTGACAgcacagcaaggccccacagcacacaATGATCCACCCCTGCCCCATCATAATGAGACTGTTTCCtatcctgcacctcctccaatCCTGAGAGCACAGCCAATGCATACAATATAGGAAGACACAGCGAAGCACCAGCACCTGTATCCATAGAGTGTCTGCATCTCCTGTATCTCCTCCCTGAGCCGTTTGATTTCAGCGTGCTCGGCCTGCAGCTTCCGCATCAAGTCGTGGTTCATGGAGAGAAGTTCCCCATGCTCCGCCACCAGTAGCGCCTCCTTTGCCAGCAGTGCAAGGTGCTCGCTGTCTGCTGGCAGGGAGAGAGTCAGTTCACGGAGGGGAGATGCTGGGGTAGCAGACACATTAACCTTCAGATGTACAGTGATACATGATGATTTTAATGCATGAGAATTTACTTactctgtctcctctctcttaaactctctctctctctctctctctctctaacacaatgCAAGGT from Scylla paramamosain isolate STU-SP2022 chromosome 40, ASM3559412v1, whole genome shotgun sequence includes these protein-coding regions:
- the LOC135092522 gene encoding uncharacterized protein LOC135092522; amino-acid sequence: MWLLWLAAVAAVSTLALPDTPDYQICANGLFSQVKQKFDSDMNALDDKLMNVTFQIEQLCAGTPRPAVPEGTQEVSGSNPMLTMLQKIEIMEETLNQMQRKLNASATKPNLTEMQNSVDSSIEASKVEVQTLLESTVKKQDVKDIFNGGMNEVVKALEHFANKDTVLVTLNGSVYKMETDFVERTERLEEMVTQILNFTRLHPPSTTTPSGPVYPCKDSTFPGSPGYDVCQAAVRFNRCRLQTVAYHCCHTCTSHNKLPEMGPWRYENASRVVNTLDVLRFFTL
- the LOC135092649 gene encoding acidic proline-rich protein HP43A-like; this translates as MLLGRKQDPPDEETSQQDPPDEETSQQDPPDEETSQEDSPDEETSQQDSPDEETSQQNSPDEETSQQDSPDEETSQQDPPDEETSQEDSPDEETSHEDPPDEGGSRGASLKRSF